The Nostoc sp. 'Lobaria pulmonaria (5183) cyanobiont' genome window below encodes:
- a CDS encoding ShlB/FhaC/HecB family hemolysin secretion/activation protein encodes MIDKYPQNLIMPCFPLSMLLLLSSTSLSPMKAEAVDITKLPTSNFILSQQIPPPQDVPPPQDVKPPTPSPLPSPEVPQPLPPPAELFPPSAPTPTPEELPSGNFPQTIVVERFEVIGSTVFSAQELAQATAEFTKRPISPTQLFQARSKITELYVKNGYITSGALIPPQTIQSGVVKIQVVEGKLEDIQVTGTRRLNPNYVRSRLAIATSAPLNRQRLLEALQLLQLNPLIKNVTAELSTGSQPGTSLLEVKVSEAKTFSGQIILDNGRSPSVGSFRRGLRLNEANLLGLGDDLSLGYTNTDGSNSFDASYILPLNPRNGTLSLNYGTTSSHVIEPPFDFLDIESASRYYELTFRQPIVQTPTQELALGLTASRRESDVSWILDRGRVPAPQLSPGADEEGRTRVSALRFFQEWTNRNSREVIALRSQFSLGIDVLDATVNQDAPDSRFFAWQGQAQWARLLAPETLLLLRLNTQLASRTLLPIEQFGLGGQDSIRGYRQDYLLTDNGTFVSAEVQVPILRLPQINSTLQVVPFVDFGVGWNSSGRNNPDPNTLASVGLGLRWAQGDRLTVRLDWGIPLISVDSNERTLQENGLYFSLLYNPF; translated from the coding sequence ATGATTGATAAATATCCCCAAAATCTGATAATGCCCTGTTTCCCACTGAGTATGCTTTTATTACTTAGCAGTACATCTTTAAGTCCAATGAAAGCTGAGGCTGTTGATATTACAAAATTACCAACTAGTAATTTCATCCTATCACAACAAATTCCACCACCACAGGATGTCCCCCCACCACAGGATGTTAAACCACCCACACCTTCACCACTTCCCTCACCGGAAGTGCCACAGCCACTCCCCCCACCAGCAGAACTATTTCCACCCTCTGCCCCAACTCCCACACCTGAGGAACTACCCTCTGGCAATTTTCCTCAAACTATTGTTGTTGAGCGGTTTGAAGTTATTGGTAGCACAGTCTTCAGTGCCCAAGAGTTAGCCCAAGCCACTGCTGAATTTACCAAACGACCAATCTCACCGACTCAATTGTTTCAAGCACGTTCTAAAATCACTGAGCTATACGTCAAAAATGGTTACATTACTTCTGGTGCTTTGATTCCACCCCAAACAATCCAATCCGGTGTTGTGAAAATTCAGGTGGTGGAAGGTAAATTAGAAGATATCCAGGTAACTGGGACTCGGCGGTTGAATCCCAATTATGTCCGCAGCCGACTAGCAATTGCGACATCAGCGCCTCTGAATCGCCAGCGTTTACTAGAGGCACTGCAACTTTTGCAACTCAATCCTTTGATTAAAAACGTGACTGCTGAACTCTCAACAGGATCGCAACCGGGTACGAGTCTTTTAGAAGTTAAAGTCAGTGAGGCAAAAACCTTTAGTGGGCAAATAATTCTTGATAATGGGCGATCGCCTAGTGTTGGCAGTTTCCGACGCGGGTTAAGATTGAATGAAGCCAACTTACTCGGATTGGGAGACGATCTGAGTTTGGGCTACACCAATACTGATGGTAGCAACTCCTTTGACGCTAGTTACATATTGCCTCTCAATCCCCGCAATGGAACTCTGAGCTTAAACTATGGCACTACGTCGAGTCATGTCATTGAGCCTCCTTTCGACTTTTTAGATATCGAATCGGCTTCTCGCTACTACGAACTGACATTCCGCCAGCCTATAGTCCAAACTCCGACACAAGAATTGGCTCTGGGGTTAACAGCTTCCCGACGCGAAAGTGATGTCTCATGGATACTAGACAGAGGTAGGGTTCCCGCTCCGCAACTTTCGCCTGGCGCTGATGAAGAGGGACGCACTAGAGTATCTGCGTTGCGATTTTTTCAAGAATGGACGAATCGTAACAGTCGAGAAGTCATCGCCCTACGCTCTCAATTCAGTTTGGGCATAGATGTGTTGGATGCCACGGTTAATCAAGATGCTCCTGATAGCCGTTTTTTTGCTTGGCAAGGGCAAGCGCAATGGGCACGCCTTTTAGCTCCTGAAACCTTATTATTACTTCGTTTAAATACGCAACTTGCATCTAGAACACTTTTGCCTATAGAGCAATTTGGCTTAGGTGGGCAGGATAGCATTCGCGGCTACCGTCAAGATTATCTGCTGACGGATAATGGCACTTTTGTTTCTGCGGAAGTTCAAGTCCCAATTCTGCGCTTACCCCAGATAAATAGCACTTTACAAGTTGTGCCATTTGTAGATTTTGGTGTTGGCTGGAACAGTTCTGGTAGAAATAATCCCGACCCTAATACTCTAGCTTCTGTTGGTCTGGGGTTGCGTTGGGCACAGGGCGATCGCTTAACCGTTCGTCTTGACTGGGGTATTCCTTTAATATCTGTTGACTCAAATGAGAGAACATTGCAAGAAAATGGTCTGTATTTTAGTTTACTCTATAATCCTTTTTAA